The Akkermansia sp. N21116 genome includes a region encoding these proteins:
- a CDS encoding beta-N-acetylglucosaminidase domain-containing protein — MRVLHLPAFLMALSVSLPAMSVSGPDVYPTPQKAGFTGQFVKAAKVQIVHGKKTPNAPQLKDVPKIQGAYRLTVKPGLVTVAAHDDLGIFYAKQTLSQLLKGIEKGKYAQNDPFAGKELNDIAALGELAECDIIDWPDVLNRGTVEGFYGMYWSHEARKKQLEFYGRNKMNTYIYAPKDDQYHSHHWRQPYPAKEAAEIRELVETAKRNHVNFVWALHPGFSIKWTDEDRKNVLQKLEWMYDLGVRSFGLFFDDVGGEAARIDKQVELVSLVYKDFINKKGDVAPLIFCPSGYNRSWTNANNLSELGKMEPSAQIMWTGNSVVHDITTEGQEWVTGHLGRPVYIWWNFPVTDYCHDKLLMGRVYGLSQDDGIEKTMSGFVSNPMDRPEASKIGIFGIGNYAWNVKGYDSDKTWKDSIKRLYPQTHEAIQTFADHNSDIGPSGHGMRREESVDIAPAVAKLKEDLKSGNRQGMVQGAVYGEYEKIAKSADVLLNSKENPDLLHEIQPWVKAFRQLGIAGMGAINALQNDSINDLAKSVSALDEMGRIPDDYKQVADGKFLRKGLSTGALVMTPLARELVQMAADEQFTALTGRKPMHGTFSVSGGSDADSERMMDGKSETFWHSGSYQKPGDWYCLDFGQNVPVKNVLLTMGRNDKDSDFVAKGQLEASRDMKKWVPLGKETTGRQVFWQSTVPVQARALRYRVIEPNFVNPDKKGNTVWTAIREFAVNCPLPAMASSTVPGLSSLSVQETDKMIGINKVMEVHSMKKGDSITLALPEPVDATWMEVNLDNGNLPQWAEVSVETVSSASPVVLKLEPYQNKAFVTKGPGLPKGIKSLQLRNKGSQTQDIKLNMFKFDVPPRNMTHNKSAVMDGNLTTVYRADVPFDVTVENTDYPAATKVIIVGTATYKFQVQASNGSWSKTMGSVPNQAVTTFTGKGGIKAVRLISTNPQPGQSIHEVIFK; from the coding sequence ATGCGTGTACTCCATCTCCCTGCTTTTCTCATGGCGTTATCCGTATCGCTTCCTGCGATGTCCGTTTCTGGACCCGATGTCTATCCCACTCCGCAAAAGGCCGGATTTACGGGCCAGTTTGTGAAGGCGGCTAAGGTCCAGATCGTTCATGGGAAAAAAACGCCGAATGCTCCTCAATTAAAGGATGTCCCAAAAATCCAGGGGGCTTATCGACTGACTGTTAAACCGGGATTGGTTACTGTTGCCGCGCACGATGATTTAGGAATTTTTTATGCCAAACAGACGCTGTCTCAGTTGCTGAAGGGAATTGAAAAAGGGAAATATGCTCAGAATGATCCTTTTGCCGGTAAAGAGTTGAACGATATCGCAGCTCTTGGGGAATTGGCAGAATGCGATATCATCGACTGGCCCGACGTTCTGAACCGTGGTACTGTGGAAGGGTTTTACGGCATGTACTGGAGCCATGAGGCCAGAAAGAAGCAACTTGAGTTTTACGGGCGGAACAAGATGAATACCTACATCTATGCTCCCAAGGACGATCAATACCATTCCCACCACTGGCGCCAACCTTATCCTGCCAAGGAAGCCGCCGAAATCAGAGAACTTGTCGAGACCGCCAAACGGAACCATGTCAATTTCGTGTGGGCTCTCCATCCCGGATTCAGTATCAAATGGACGGATGAAGACAGGAAGAATGTGTTGCAGAAATTGGAATGGATGTATGATCTGGGAGTTCGTTCGTTCGGTCTTTTCTTTGATGATGTAGGAGGGGAAGCAGCCCGCATTGACAAGCAGGTTGAACTTGTCAGCCTTGTCTATAAGGATTTTATTAACAAAAAAGGTGATGTAGCCCCTCTGATCTTTTGTCCATCGGGTTACAACAGATCCTGGACAAATGCGAACAATTTGTCGGAGTTGGGGAAAATGGAACCTTCCGCTCAAATCATGTGGACCGGCAATTCAGTGGTTCACGATATTACGACAGAGGGCCAGGAGTGGGTAACTGGCCATCTCGGACGTCCCGTCTATATCTGGTGGAATTTTCCAGTGACGGATTATTGTCATGACAAGCTTCTCATGGGACGTGTCTATGGGCTGAGCCAGGATGATGGAATCGAGAAAACCATGAGCGGTTTTGTTTCCAACCCCATGGATAGACCGGAAGCATCCAAAATCGGGATTTTCGGCATCGGCAACTATGCGTGGAATGTTAAAGGCTACGATTCGGACAAGACGTGGAAGGATAGTATTAAACGTCTCTATCCTCAGACGCATGAAGCCATACAGACCTTTGCCGACCACAATTCCGACATCGGCCCTTCGGGACATGGGATGCGGCGGGAGGAATCCGTCGATATTGCTCCGGCTGTGGCCAAACTCAAAGAAGATTTGAAATCCGGGAATAGGCAGGGCATGGTTCAGGGGGCTGTTTACGGCGAATATGAAAAGATTGCCAAGTCGGCCGATGTTCTGCTGAATTCCAAGGAGAACCCGGACTTGCTTCATGAGATCCAGCCCTGGGTGAAAGCATTCAGGCAATTGGGAATAGCCGGAATGGGCGCGATTAACGCTCTGCAAAACGATTCTATCAACGATTTGGCAAAATCCGTTTCTGCTCTGGATGAAATGGGCAGAATTCCGGATGATTATAAGCAGGTGGCGGATGGGAAGTTTTTGCGAAAAGGCCTTTCCACAGGGGCTTTGGTGATGACTCCGCTGGCCCGGGAACTTGTCCAAATGGCAGCGGATGAACAATTCACTGCCTTGACGGGCAGAAAGCCGATGCATGGTACATTCTCCGTTTCGGGAGGTTCTGACGCTGACTCTGAACGCATGATGGATGGCAAATCCGAAACGTTCTGGCACTCGGGTTCCTACCAAAAGCCCGGAGACTGGTATTGCCTGGATTTTGGACAGAATGTTCCGGTCAAAAATGTTCTTCTGACGATGGGCAGGAATGATAAGGACTCGGACTTTGTTGCCAAGGGGCAGCTCGAAGCCAGCAGGGATATGAAAAAATGGGTGCCTCTGGGCAAGGAAACCACAGGCAGGCAGGTTTTTTGGCAGAGTACGGTTCCCGTCCAGGCCAGGGCTTTGCGTTATCGTGTTATCGAACCCAATTTTGTCAACCCCGACAAAAAGGGTAATACGGTTTGGACTGCTATCAGAGAGTTCGCCGTGAATTGTCCGTTGCCGGCTATGGCTTCTTCAACGGTCCCGGGCCTGTCATCACTCTCTGTTCAGGAAACCGATAAAATGATAGGAATCAATAAGGTTATGGAGGTCCATTCCATGAAGAAGGGAGATTCCATTACATTGGCTCTGCCGGAACCGGTTGATGCGACGTGGATGGAAGTGAATCTGGACAACGGCAATCTGCCCCAGTGGGCGGAAGTTAGCGTGGAAACCGTTTCGTCTGCATCTCCGGTCGTTTTGAAACTGGAACCATACCAGAACAAGGCTTTTGTGACCAAGGGACCGGGACTTCCCAAGGGGATCAAATCCCTTCAATTGAGGAATAAAGGATCTCAGACTCAAGATATCAAACTGAACATGTTCAAGTTCGATGTCCCTCCCCGTAATATGACCCACAACAAATCTGCCGTCATGGATGGCAATTTGACAACAGTCTATCGTGCGGACGTACCTTTTGACGTGACTGTGGAAAATACGGATTATCCTGCGGCGACCAAGGTCATTATTGTGGGGACGGCCACCTACAAATTCCAGGTACAGGCATCCAACGGCTCATGGAGCAAAACCATGGGCAGTGTCCCGAATCAGGCCGTTACTACTTTCACGGGCAAGGGCGGGATTAAGGCTGTCCGCCTGATTTCGACAAATCCCCAGCCGGGCCAATCCATCCATGAAGTAATTTTCAAATAA
- the rpsM gene encoding 30S ribosomal protein S13 has protein sequence MARLFGTEIPNEKRIEAALPYIYGIGRQTAKKILEQAGIDPDIRTGQLTDEQLTKIVQAITSTGILIEGDLRRDKQADLKRLTSINCYRGIRHRRGLPVRGQRTSTNARTRKGKKKTVGAQAKKK, from the coding sequence ATGGCACGCCTTTTCGGTACAGAAATACCTAATGAAAAGCGCATCGAAGCAGCCTTGCCGTACATTTACGGTATTGGCCGCCAGACCGCTAAGAAGATCCTGGAACAAGCAGGAATCGACCCCGACATTCGTACGGGACAGCTCACGGATGAACAACTTACCAAAATTGTTCAGGCCATCACGTCCACCGGCATCCTCATTGAAGGTGACCTTCGTCGTGACAAGCAGGCTGACCTCAAGCGCCTTACCTCCATTAACTGCTACCGTGGCATTCGCCATCGTCGCGGCCTTCCCGTGCGCGGTCAGCGTACCAGCACGAATGCCCGTACTCGCAAGGGCAAGAAGAAGACCGTCGGTGCACAGGCCAAGAAGAAGTAA
- the rpsK gene encoding 30S ribosomal protein S11, with protein sequence MAEEIINDTAEQPVAPVVAAETDVAATPAPAPAAEEKKPEARRDIFAEIGLGDSADQVKILKAKGSKNISRGIVHVSSTFNNTVVSVTDERGNVIGWSSAGKMGFKGSRKSTAYAGQVVCQDACRQAMSHGLREAEVRVKGPGSGRESAVRAVQTLGIEITSIKDVTPIPHNGCRPPKARRV encoded by the coding sequence ATGGCTGAAGAAATCATCAATGACACTGCAGAACAGCCCGTGGCTCCCGTTGTAGCCGCAGAAACGGATGTTGCTGCTACTCCCGCACCGGCTCCCGCCGCCGAAGAAAAGAAACCTGAAGCCCGCCGCGATATTTTCGCAGAAATCGGATTGGGCGACTCTGCCGACCAGGTCAAAATCCTTAAGGCCAAGGGCAGCAAGAACATTTCCAGAGGGATCGTTCACGTTTCCTCCACCTTCAATAACACCGTTGTCAGCGTCACTGACGAACGCGGTAATGTGATCGGCTGGTCCTCTGCCGGCAAGATGGGCTTCAAAGGCTCCCGCAAGAGCACGGCTTACGCTGGTCAGGTTGTCTGCCAGGATGCCTGCCGCCAGGCGATGAGCCATGGCTTGCGCGAAGCTGAAGTCCGCGTTAAGGGACCCGGCTCCGGCCGTGAATCCGCCGTTCGTGCCGTCCAGACCCTTGGCATCGAAATCACTTCCATCAAGGATGTGACGCCGATTCCCCACAACGGTTGCCGTCCTCCCAAGGCTCGTCGCGTCTAA
- the rpsD gene encoding 30S ribosomal protein S4, whose translation MARYTGPRDKVSRRFGVALFGSSKSLERRPFPPGQHGMRAGRKKKSDYGTMLAEKQKLRFQYGVLEGQFRKYYQEASRRRGVTGDILLQLLELRLDNIVYRLGFSNTRAGARQIVSHGHIFVNGHRVNVASYNCRPGDVISVSAKSSSQQLVTRNLDLTQMIVVPDWLECDKDKLTGKVARVPSKEEIAPIVNEQMIVEFYSR comes from the coding sequence ATGGCTCGTTATACAGGACCCCGCGATAAAGTCTCCCGTCGTTTCGGCGTAGCTCTTTTTGGCTCCAGCAAGTCTCTCGAACGCCGCCCGTTCCCCCCGGGACAGCACGGCATGCGCGCTGGGCGCAAGAAGAAATCCGATTACGGAACGATGCTTGCTGAAAAGCAGAAGCTTCGTTTCCAGTACGGAGTACTTGAAGGACAGTTCCGCAAATACTACCAGGAAGCCTCCCGCCGTCGTGGCGTGACCGGCGATATCCTGCTTCAGCTTCTGGAACTCCGCTTGGACAACATCGTTTACCGCCTTGGTTTCAGCAATACTCGTGCCGGCGCTCGACAAATCGTCAGCCACGGTCACATCTTCGTGAATGGCCATCGCGTGAATGTTGCTTCCTACAATTGCCGCCCCGGAGACGTAATCAGCGTTTCTGCCAAGTCTTCCTCTCAGCAGCTCGTTACCCGTAATCTTGACCTTACGCAGATGATTGTGGTTCCCGACTGGCTTGAATGCGACAAGGACAAGTTGACCGGCAAGGTAGCGCGCGTTCCTTCCAAGGAAGAAATCGCACCTATCGTCAACGAACAGATGATCGTGGAATTCTATTCCCGTTAA
- a CDS encoding HAD family hydrolase: MDENRMEGRRLALFDMDGTLLAWDTQVLFAGYVCRRFPWRRLLFLPFFCCLPLATLRLWGDGRMKRIFLGYLWRMPRTKLEELAMAFADEVAGTLIYPEMKKRLDAHRMHGDLCIMATASPGFYADAIAVRLGFDDVLSTSIEIGERVPFFPSMPGGNNKGERKVERLRAMKLLSEDCVDEEDVFAYSDSSADLPMLLAAKWKILVNPSPRLCSRLGGERVKVLEFPLPWRGKAEKMWKFAVEMFGLR; the protein is encoded by the coding sequence ATGGATGAAAATCGTATGGAAGGTCGCCGTCTGGCTCTGTTTGACATGGATGGAACATTGCTGGCTTGGGATACCCAGGTTTTGTTTGCCGGATATGTGTGCCGCCGGTTCCCTTGGAGGAGACTGTTGTTCCTGCCTTTCTTTTGTTGCCTGCCTCTGGCTACGTTGCGTCTTTGGGGGGATGGCAGGATGAAACGGATATTCCTGGGATATCTGTGGAGGATGCCACGAACCAAGCTGGAGGAATTAGCCATGGCGTTTGCCGATGAAGTAGCGGGGACTCTTATCTACCCGGAGATGAAAAAACGTTTGGATGCACACCGCATGCACGGAGACCTATGTATCATGGCGACCGCCTCCCCGGGATTTTATGCGGATGCCATCGCGGTGCGCCTGGGCTTTGACGATGTCCTCTCCACATCTATCGAGATTGGAGAACGAGTCCCCTTTTTCCCATCCATGCCGGGTGGCAACAACAAGGGAGAACGCAAGGTAGAGCGCCTCCGCGCCATGAAACTCCTCTCGGAAGATTGTGTGGATGAGGAAGATGTTTTTGCTTATTCCGATAGTTCCGCCGATTTGCCCATGTTGCTTGCTGCCAAGTGGAAAATTCTGGTCAATCCGTCTCCCCGTTTGTGTTCCCGGTTGGGCGGGGAAAGGGTGAAAGTGCTCGAATTTCCTCTTCCTTGGCGAGGAAAAGCAGAGAAAATGTGGAAATTTGCGGTGGAAATGTTTGGACTCCGATGA
- a CDS encoding DUF362 domain-containing protein, with protein sequence MKVNITRRSWIKSTTATLALLAADRMLLPACAADSKEVKTDHAPSKVWMTKEISPASLIAIYKALEHPAQGRVAVKISTGEPGGHHFLQPALIKDLVHHVNGTIVECNTAYAGRRSRTEDHLQAAKEHGFLDIAQVDIMDTEGEIKLPVRDMKHIKHNLVGSHLKNYDFMINLAHFKGHAMGGFGGVLKNQSIGVASANGKAYIHSAGKTADVSQLWDNLGEQDAFLESMAAAAQSVADYFGEKILYINVVNNLSVDCDCDAHPHAPEMKDIGILASTDPVALDQACLDLVFAVTPSEGDDNRPLIERIESKHGRHTVDYAEQIGLGSRNYDLVMLE encoded by the coding sequence ATGAAAGTAAACATCACGAGAAGATCCTGGATCAAATCCACAACCGCAACACTGGCCTTGCTGGCGGCGGATCGCATGCTGCTGCCTGCCTGCGCCGCGGATAGCAAGGAAGTAAAAACGGACCACGCACCGTCGAAAGTCTGGATGACGAAGGAAATCTCACCCGCTTCTCTCATTGCTATCTACAAGGCTCTGGAGCATCCGGCGCAAGGGCGCGTCGCCGTCAAAATCAGCACGGGTGAACCCGGAGGCCATCACTTCCTGCAACCCGCCCTCATCAAGGATCTCGTTCACCATGTCAATGGTACAATTGTGGAATGCAACACAGCCTATGCCGGCAGACGCTCCCGCACTGAAGACCACCTGCAGGCGGCGAAGGAGCATGGATTCCTCGACATAGCCCAGGTCGATATCATGGACACCGAGGGAGAAATCAAACTCCCGGTCAGGGATATGAAACACATCAAACACAACCTCGTCGGATCGCATCTGAAGAATTATGATTTCATGATCAATCTGGCTCATTTCAAAGGACATGCCATGGGGGGCTTCGGCGGAGTGCTCAAAAACCAGTCAATCGGCGTAGCTTCCGCCAACGGTAAGGCCTACATTCACTCCGCAGGCAAGACAGCGGATGTTTCTCAACTCTGGGATAATCTCGGAGAGCAGGACGCCTTCCTCGAATCCATGGCCGCAGCCGCCCAGTCTGTCGCAGACTATTTCGGAGAGAAGATTCTCTATATCAACGTCGTGAACAACCTTTCCGTCGACTGCGATTGCGATGCCCACCCGCACGCTCCCGAAATGAAAGACATCGGTATTTTAGCTTCAACCGATCCGGTCGCCCTTGACCAGGCATGCCTTGATCTCGTCTTTGCAGTTACCCCTAGCGAGGGAGACGACAACAGGCCTCTCATCGAACGTATCGAAAGCAAACATGGTCGTCACACCGTGGACTACGCCGAACAAATCGGTCTTGGCAGCCGGAATTACGATTTGGTGATGCTCGAATAG